The proteins below come from a single Dehalococcoidia bacterium genomic window:
- the csm2 gene encoding type III-A CRISPR-associated protein Csm2, translating to MTEAPERRSGPPRGGPRPSAAPRGEGRRPAEPLRPIDPADLRAIIVDGNAGVIVQEAQRVARVLAGERLEARQATSGALRVLWGELRRIELDWPTDEGRALPLVKPRLAYLAGRAAGVGRGVTDLYQTLAPAVDLVGNDRDRFDHLVHFVEALMAYFYAGPQFSGR from the coding sequence ATGACTGAAGCGCCCGAACGACGGAGCGGTCCCCCCCGCGGCGGGCCGCGGCCAAGCGCAGCTCCGCGCGGCGAAGGACGCCGTCCTGCCGAGCCGCTGCGCCCGATCGACCCGGCCGACCTCCGCGCCATCATTGTTGACGGCAATGCTGGGGTCATTGTTCAGGAGGCGCAGCGGGTCGCGCGCGTTCTTGCCGGTGAGCGGCTGGAGGCGCGCCAGGCCACAAGCGGCGCGCTGCGCGTTCTTTGGGGCGAGCTGCGGCGGATCGAGCTTGACTGGCCGACAGACGAAGGACGCGCGCTCCCTTTGGTGAAGCCGCGGCTCGCCTATCTCGCCGGGCGGGCGGCGGGTGTCGGGCGCGGCGTCACCGACCTCTACCAAACGCTGGCGCCGGCGGTCGACCTTGTCGGCAACGACCGCGACCGCTTCGACCATCTGGTCCACTTCGTGGAAGCGTTGATGGCATATTTCTATGCTGGCCCGCAATTCAGCGGGCGCTAG
- the csm3 gene encoding type III-A CRISPR-associated RAMP protein Csm3 encodes MADGAVTTLYGRILVRAAVQLESGLHIGAGTNGAIPGLEFTVVRDPLSGQPYLPGSSLRGKMRAETERLLGLLPNTSGRGGVQVYVPMSREEYDANPIGRLYGVPGTRAFAVDGAARLIVRDVFLAPESAAALKRARTDLPYTEVKSEASVDRVTAEPAPRQIERLPAGARLAPLELVYSVYSARDLADFGWVVRGLQLVEDSYLGGHGSRGSGKVRFVDFDITVRSRASYRGEVGAGFSPRRYPDVAALLDNLEELTDAIRSALALPA; translated from the coding sequence ATGGCCGACGGAGCGGTAACGACGCTCTACGGGCGCATCCTCGTTCGCGCGGCCGTTCAGCTCGAGAGCGGGCTCCATATCGGCGCAGGCACGAATGGGGCGATCCCTGGCCTCGAGTTCACGGTGGTGCGTGACCCGCTCTCAGGCCAGCCCTATCTCCCTGGCTCATCCCTGCGCGGGAAGATGCGCGCCGAAACGGAGCGGCTGCTCGGTCTGCTGCCCAACACTTCCGGCCGGGGCGGCGTGCAGGTCTATGTGCCGATGAGCCGCGAAGAGTATGACGCCAACCCCATCGGTCGGCTTTATGGCGTGCCCGGGACGCGCGCCTTCGCAGTTGACGGCGCTGCTCGCCTGATCGTGCGCGATGTCTTTCTTGCCCCAGAAAGCGCCGCAGCGCTGAAACGAGCTCGCACCGACCTCCCGTACACTGAAGTGAAGTCCGAGGCATCGGTCGACCGCGTGACAGCAGAGCCGGCCCCGCGCCAGATCGAGCGGCTGCCCGCCGGCGCCCGCCTTGCGCCGCTTGAGCTGGTGTACAGCGTCTACTCTGCGCGTGACCTCGCCGACTTCGGCTGGGTGGTCCGCGGTCTGCAGCTCGTCGAAGACAGCTATCTCGGCGGGCACGGCTCGCGCGGCAGCGGCAAGGTGCGGTTCGTCGACTTCGACATCACGGTTCGCTCGCGGGCCAGTTACCGCGGAGAGGTAGGCGCGGGCTTCTCGCCCCGCCGCTATCCTGATGTTGCTGCGCTCCTCGACAACCTCGAAGAACTGACCGACGCCATCCGGTCAGCCTTGGCGCTCCCGGCGTGA